CCTGACGCGCGGAACGACGCGCGCCCATGTGGCGCGCGCGACGCTGGAAGCCATCGCCCTGCAAAGCGCCGAACTGATGACGGCGATGACGGCGGACTGCGGGATAGCGCTTTCCGAGCTGCGCGTGGATGGCGGCGCGGCGCGCAACGACCTGCTGATGCAGATGCAGGCGGATCTCCTGGGCGTGCCGGTGGTGCGGCCGCGCGTATCCGAATCGACGGCACGCGGCGCCGCGGGACTGGCGGGGCTGGCGGTCGGGTTCTGGAAAGACATGGACGCCTTCGCCGCCCAATGGCAGGCGGAACGGCGCTTCGAGCCCACCTGGTCGGCCGACCAGCGCGAAGCACGGCTGCGCCGCTGGGGACAGGCGGTGGAGTTATCGAAGAACTGGAGTAGAGGGGGTAGGTAGCCCACCCCCCGAAGCGCTGCGCGCTTCCCCCCTCAAGGGGGGCGACGCCAGCGGACCGGGGGACCCGGATCCGCGGCGTCCCGGGTCGGGGGCACCTGTTTTTTGCGGAAGGAGGGCCCCACCCCCGAAGCGCTACGCGCTTCCCCCTCAAGGGGGCGACGCCGGCGGACCGGGGGACCCGGATCCGCGGCGTCCTGGGTCGGGGAGCACCCAATCTTTGCGGCGAACGTGGAGCATTGAATGAATCTGGCCCGTATCGATCTGGTGACGCTGGCGCTCTTCGTCTCGGTGGCGCGGCTGGGCAGCATATCGGCGGGCGCGCGGCAGTCGCGGCTGGCGGTGGGCGCGGCCAGCAAGCGGATTTCCGATCTGGAAGCCGCGCTGGGTTCGCCGCTGCTGTTCCGCAAGGCGGCCGGCGTGGAGTTGACCGATGCGGGCCAGGCCTGCCTGGCCCACGCGACACGCATCCTGCAGGAAGTCGACCAGATGGCGGGCACGCTGTCCGATTACGCGCAAGGCGTGCGCGGTCAGGTTCGGATCGCGGCCAATACGTCGTCGATCACGCAGTTCCTCCCTGACGACCTGTCGCGGTTCATGACGGAACATCCGGCCGTCCGCATCGACCTGGAAGAACAGAACAGCAGCGACATCGTCGCCGCCGTGGCGGAGAACCGCGCCGACATCGGCATCTTCGGCGAACGCACGCCGGAAGCGGGGCTGCAGACTTTCCCCTATCGGCGCGACGAGCTCATGCTCGTGGTGCCCGACAGCCACCCGCTGGCCACGCGCGCCAGCGTCGCATTCGCGGAAACGCTGGAGTATGACTACGTCAGCCTGCCGCCCAGCACGTCGCTGGCCAGCCTGCTGGCGCAGGAATGCACGCGGCTGGATATGCCCATGAAACTGCGCATCCAGGTCCGCAGCTTCGACGCGATCTGCCGCATGGTGGTCGCAACGCGCGGCATCGGCGTGCTGCCGCGCATCGCGGCAGAGCCGCATGCGCGGTCGATGCAGTTGAAGCTGATTCCACTCACCGACGACTGGACGCGGCGCTGGCTGCTATTGGCCGTGCGCGATGTGGACACACTCACTCAGGCGGCGCGCATGCTGCTGACGCAATTGCGCGCGGCGAACTAGCGCGGAAGCGTCACCGCGTCGGCCACTGCCTCGGCCGTTGCCGCGCTCAAGGTCCAACCCAAGTGGCCGTGCCCCGTGTTGTAGAACACGCCCGGAGACCGGCCGCGCCCGACCCGGGGCAACATGCTGGGAAGCATGGGACGCAGCCCCGCCCACGGGATCACCCGCGCCGTCGAAGCGCCGGGAAAATGTCGGCGGGTCCAATTCACCAGCGGCGCGATGCGGTCGGCCCGGATATCCCGGTTGTACCCGTTCAACTCCGCCGTGCCGGCCACACGAAATCGGTCCCGCCCCAGCCGGCTGGTGACGATCTTGGCGGCGTCGTCGAGCAGGCTGACCCAGGGCGCGGACGCCTGGCTTTCCGCATCGTCCAGGCAGACGGTGATGGAGTAGCCCTTGACCGGATAGATGTTCACGCGGTCGCCAGCCATGGCGGCGAACTGGCGGCTCGCGACGCCCGCGCACACCACGACGGCGTCGAAGGCTTCCGTGTCGACTTCATCGCCCTGGCTGAAGTCCATGGCGATGCCAGACCCGCCACTGGCGCCAAGGCGCCGGAGCGCGCTCACGGCAGCGTCGTAGCGGAACGCCACCCCTTGCCGCGCGCAGGCCTCCGCCAGACCGCGCGTGAATTTATGGATATCGCCGGTGGAGTCGGATGGCGTGAAAAAGCCGCCATGGAAACGCCCCCGCAGCGCCGGCTCGATGGCCTGGATTTCTTCCGGCGTGACCGGATCGCGCTCCAGCCCGCCTTCCCGGAGCAGGGCGTTCGTCGCCGCCGCGCGCTCGAACTCCTCCTTGCTCCCGTAGACGTGCAGGATGCCGCGCCGTTCCAGATCGAAATCTATCCCTTCGCGCCTGGCGATCTCGAACAGATGCTCGCGCGCGGCGATCGCCAGCCGCACCGTTTCCAGCGTATTGGCGCGATATCTGGGTATCTGTCGCAGGAATTCCGCGATCCAGGTGTATTTGTGCCAGCTGGGCAGCGGATTGAGCAACAGTGGCGCATCGCGCGTGAACATCCATCGCAAGCCTTTCAGGATGGTGGCACGGCTGTTCCAGACTTCGGCGTTGCTGGCCGACAGCTGGCCGCCGTTCGCGAAGGAAGTGTCCATGGCGGCATAGCGGCCGCGCTCGAATACGGTCACCGCATGGCCGCGGCGGACAAGGGCGTAAGCGGTCGTGACGCCGGTGATTCCGGCGCCGATGATGGCGATGCGTGGCATGACATGGTCCAGTGGAGGTCGACATAGCCGGCCGGTTGGCCGGCGCCATGCCCCATCTGTCCATGTACCTGAGAGTTTGCGCCCGCGCCTGGTACATCCTTGGCGAAGCTCCCCTTCGGTGGGCGCGATCAGCGCCTCTCTCCAGATGTTCCCCGTCGCACGGTCCTTTTGCCTGAGAGTTTCCGGGGCGGTTGCTCCGTCGGCGTCGTCGTGATGACCGATCTCTTCCGTGCCACGATCGAGAACGTCCGGACATTAGCACCAATGCAGCCCGCCGCACAAGATCGGCGTTGCCGATGTCGCGGCGCTCCCCGACGCGGCCTGCACAGATGCGAATATCATGCACGTGCGTCGACACACCCTGGAGGAACGCCGTGATGCTCGATCATCCGATATTCAAACGCTGGCCGGCGCTGCACCCGGACCGGCTGCAGCTCTTTTCCCTGCCCACGCCCAACGGCGTGAAGGTCGGCATCATGCTGGAGGAAACGGGGCTGCCCTACGAGCCGCATCGCATCGACATCATGGCGAACGACAACCACGATCCGGCCTTTCTCTCGCTCAATCCCAATGGCAAGATTCCGGCCATCTACGATCCGGACGGCCCCGACGGGCGGCCGCTGGCCCTGTTCGAATCGGGCGCCATCCTGATCTATCTTGCCGACAAGTCGGGGCAGTTTCTTTCCACCGATCCGCACACGCGCTACGAAACCATCCAGTGGCTGATGTGGCAGATGGGCGGCGTCGGGCCCATGTTCGGACAGCTCGGCTTTTTCCACAAGTTCGCCGGCAAGGCTTATGAGGACAAGCGGCCGCGCGATCGCTATGCAGCCGAATCGGCACGGCTGCTGGGCGTACTGGACCAGCGGCTCGCGGGCCGGGACTGGGTGATGGGCGCGGACTACAGCATCGCCGACATTTCGTTGATCGGGTGGGTCCGCAACCTGATCGGGTTCTATGAAGCCCGCGAGGTGGTCGATTTCGACCGCTTTCGTAACGTGCAGGCGTGGCTGGACCGTGCCTTGGCGCGCCCGGGCGTGCAGCGCGGCCTGGCGGTCACGGCGGCCTGAACGTCCCCACCACATCGACGCCGGGTTTGCCGCAACGCGGCCCCGGCCGCCCGCATGCCCGTATTCCCGCATGCCCGCCTTTCGCGTTTCCGGAAACCCCCTTAGCCGGATGCGTCATTCCCCTCGCCGACCGGCCTGCGGCACACTGTCCGTCCCTGGCAGCCAACCGCAGGGGGAGACATGACACGACAAATACTCGCGGGCATCCGCGTGCTGGAACTGGGCCAGCTCATCGCCGGCCCCTTCGCCGCGAAAACCCTGGCCGACTTCGGCGCGCAGGTGATCAAGATCGAACCGCCGGGCGTCGGCGACCCGCTGCGCAAGTGGCGCATGCTGCATGAAGGCACGTCCGTGTGGTGGGAAGCGCAATCGCGCAACAAGCAATCCGTCTGCGTCGACTTGCGCCAGGCGGAAGGCCAGGACCTGGTCCGCACGCTGGCCGCCGAAGCCGACGTGCTGATCGAGAATTTCCGCCCGGGCACGATGGAAAAATGGGGTCTGTCGTGGGAAGCCCTGCACGCGCTGAATCCCCGGTTGATCATGCTGCGCATTTCAGGCTACGGCCAGACCGGCCCCAGGGCCGGTGAACCTGGCTTTGCCGCCATTGGCGAGGCCATGGCGGGACTGCGCTACCTGAACGGCGAACCCGGACGTGCGCCCGTGCGCGCCGGCCTGTCGCTGGGCGACACCATCGCCGGCCTGCACGGCGCGCTGGGCGTGCTGCTGGCCTTGTACGAACGCGACGCGCGCGGCGGCACCGGCCAGGTGATCGACGCGGCCTTGTACGAAAGCATCTTCAACCTGACCGAAAGCCTGCTGCCCGAATACTCGGTATTCGGCGCCGTGCGCGAACCCGCCGGCGCGGCGCTGCCCGGCATCGCGCCATCCAACGCCTATCCCTGCCAGGACGGCTACGTCCTGATCGCCGGCAACGGCGACGGCATCTATACGCGATTGATGTCGCGCATCGGCCGCGAGGACCTGGCGCGCGACCCGGCATTGGCCCGCAACGACGGACGGGTCGCACGCGTGGCGGAGATCGACCAGGCCATCGGCGCGTGGACGCAGGTCCGCACCATCGATCAGGTACTGGCGTCGATGCGCGAGGCGGGGGTGCCGGCGGGACGCATCTACAGCATCGCCGATATCGCCGAAGACCCGCATTACCGCGCCCGCAAGGCCATCGTCACCGTCGAGTCGGCCAGCGGTATCGCGGTCGAGATGCCGGCGGTGTTCCCGCTGCTCTCTGGCAATCCTGGAGAAGTCCGCGAGCGCGCGCCCACGCTGGGCGAGGACACCGACGTCGTGCTGCGCGAGATAGGCGTGGACGAGCAGCGCCTGGCGGCGCTGCGAGCCGCCGGCGTCATTGCCTGAGGTTTTGCCTGAGTTATCGCCTGAGTTATCGCCTGACCGCGGGCAGGCCGCCACGCGCGGCCTGCTCCCAGGAACCCGCAGTCCCCACGGCAAGGCACCGCCTGCCGACCAACCGCATAACAACGAACGGAGACATGAACATGAAAAGCTCGAATACCGTCCGGCCCCTGCGCCGCCTGCTGCTTGCCGCCGGACTCTGCGCGCTCGCCTTCGGTCCGATGGCGGCGCACGCCGCCTATCCCGACCGGCCGATCACGCTGATCGTCTCCGCCGCGCCCGGCGGCACCACCGACATCGCGGCCCGCCTGATCGCGCAGCCGCTGGCCAAGGCCCTGGGACAATCGGTCGTCGTGGAAAACAAGCCCGGGGCCTCGGGCAGCATCGCGGCGCAGGCGGTCAGCCGCGCCGCGCCCGACGGCTACACCCTGCTATTGCAGTATTCCGGCTACCAGGTCATCACGCCGCTGATCACCCAGGGCCTGAATTGGGATCCCATCAAGTCGTTCGCACCCGTGGCAAACATCCTGTCGGCGCCGCAAGTGGTGGTGGTGCGGCCAACCTTGCCGATCAAGACGATGAAAGAACTGGTGGACTACGCCAAGGCCCATCCCGGCGAACTGAACTACGCATCGTCAGGCAACGGTTCTCTGCAGCAGGTCGCCACCGAATTGCTGAACCAGATGGCGGGCATCAAGACGACCCACATCCCGTACAAGGGCACCGGCCCCGCGCTGGCCGATCTGCTCAGCGGCTCCGTCGACATGACCATCACGACGCCGCCGCCGCTGCTGGGACAGATCGCCGCGGGCAAGCTGCAGCCCCTGGCGGTGACCGGCAAGTCGCGGCTCGAATCCCTGCCCAATGTCCCGACGGCGGCGGAAGCCGGCTACCCCGACCTGCTCGTCTCGTCCTGGTTCGCCATGTACGCGCCCGCCGGCACGCCCAAGGAGGTGATCGGCAAGCTGTCGGGCGAGATCGAGAAGATCATGAAGACCGACGAATTCCGCAAGAAAGCCGCGGAACAAGGCGCGGAAGCCGACTTCATGGGTCCGGAACAGCTGGGCAAGTACACCCAGGAAGAACTGGTCCGCTACAAGACCGTGGTGGAGAAAGCCCACATCACAGCGAACTGAGCCGGCAGGGGTGCCGCGATCGTCGCACCGCGCCCCAGGGCGCGCGTCGCGGCGATCGCCGCCTCTACCCCTGCTGTTCCGCCACGACCGCGCGCAGGCTGTCCAGCGCGGTTTCCACCGCGGCGGGCTGGAAGGTTTCCTGGCGCCAGTACATCGCGACGGCGCCGAAACCGGACAGGCGCAAGGGCAGTATGCGCATGGCGTTCATCTGCGAAAACCGCAGCGCCGCGCGATGCGATGCCACGCCGATCAGGTCGCTGCTGCTGACCAGGGTCAGGTTGATGGTGACCGAATTCGATTCCACATGGTCCGCCGGCATGGACTTGCCGGCGGCCGTCAGTGCCGTGTCCAGGGCATTGCGTATCGGCGTGCCCTTCGGCCATACGATCCAGCGGTAGGCCATCAGGTCTTCCCACGTGATGCGCGCCTTGCCGAACACGGGATGCCGGGGCCGCGCCACCATATGCACGGGCTCCAGGTACAAGGATTCGGACAGGATGGCCGGATCGTGATGTTCGGGCGCTGAGCGGCCGACGACGATGTCCAGTTCGCCCTGGGCCAGCTGCGTCAGCAGATGGTCCATGGTCGATTCGACCAGCTTCACGCGTGCCTGCGGCATGCGCTCCAGCAGCCGCATGACGGCCAGCGGCACGGTGTCCGACGCCGATGCCCCCGACGCCCCTATCACCACGCGGCCGCCGCCGCCCTGCCGCAGCGCGGCCATGTCGCCGCTGGCGCGCTCCAGTTGCGCGTCGATGCGCTGGGCATGCGCGATCAATGCCTCGCCATAAGGCGTCGGCCGCAACCCGCGCGCATGGCGCTCGAACAGCGGCAGGCCGATATCGTCTTCCAGGTCCTTCAGCCATTTCGACAGGCCGGGCTGGGTGGTGTTCAACATGGCGGCCGAGTGGCTGATGTTGCGGGTCTGCGCCAGGCTCAACAGCATTTTCAGGTTGCGCAGGCGCAGGCGGTAGGTCCAGTCCATGGTGTCTCGGTTTTTCCTGCCGCACGTCTACCGGCGGACCGGCACCCCCGGGCGCCGGCGGCAGCCATATTGTTTATTGTATGGATAATAAGATAATTTCATTTCAAGAGGCATACCGGCGCTCTCATAATACGCAAAAACCTGAAGGAGACAACACCATGGCCGAAGGAAGCTCCACGCGCGCCGACCGCGCCGCGTACTACGAACGGATCGCGCGCAAGAACATGGCGCCGTTGTGGGAGTCCTTGCATAACCTGGTGCCGCGCACGCCGCAGCCGCGCTGCGTACCCGCGATGTGGCGCTACAACGATGTGCGCGCCGACGTCATGGAAGCCGGCACGCTGATTTCCGCCGAAGAAGCCGTGCGCCGCGTGCTGATCCTGGAAAATCCCGGCCTGCCCGGACAGGCCAGCATCACGCAGACCCTGTATGCCGGCCTGCAACTGATCCTGCCGGGCGAGATCGCGCCCAGCCATCGCCATACGCAATCGGCGCTGCGCTTCATTGTCGAAGGATCGGGCGCCTATACGGCGGTCAATGGCGAGCGCACCACCATGCATCCGGGCGACTTCATCATCACGCCCTCATGGACGTACCACGATCACGGCAATATCGAAGCGGCCGAAGGCGGCGAGCCGGTGGTGTGGCTGGACGGCCTGGATATCCCGCTGCTGCGCATGCTGGATGCCGGCTTCGCCGAAAACTACCCGGCCGCCACGCAGCCGGTCACCCGCGCGGAAGGCGACAGCTACGCGCGCTTCGGCAACAACATGGCGCCCGTGCGGCACGTGCCCGCGAACGGCAATTCGCCCATCTTCAACTATCCCTACGAGCGCAGCCGCGAGGCGCTGGACCAGCTTTATCGCTTCGGCGAACTGGATGCCTGGGATGGGGTGAAGCTGCGCTACGTCAATCCGGCCACGGGCGGCTATCCCATGCCGACGATGGCGACCTTCATGCAGCTGTTGCCTGCCGGGTTCCAGGGCAAGACCTATCGCAGCACGGACTCCACCGTCTACTCGGTGGTGGAAGGCCGCGGTACGGCGCGCGTCGGCGACCAGGAATTCCACTTCGGCCCGCGCGACCTGTTCGTCGCGCCGTCGTGGCAACCGGTGCAACTGGCCGCCCTGGACGACGCCATCCTGTTCAGCTATTCCGATCGCCCGGTGCAGGCCGCCCTCGGCCTGCTTCGAGAAGAGAGGTGACCCACCCCCCGAAGCGCTGCGCGCTTCCCCCCTCAAGGGGGGCGACGCTGCGGACCGGGGGACCCGGACCCGCGCGTCCCTGATCGGGGGCACCTGTTTCTTGCGCGCGTCTTGGTTTGGCGGCACCTGTTTCTTGGCGCCGTTTTCTTTCCTTTCCCACAAGGTTTCTTGTCATGCCTTACGTCTTTGCTCCGCCGGCGACCGTCGCCGTGCCCGTTGCCGGAACCGGCGACAGCTTCCCCGTGCGCCGCGTGTATTGCGTCGGCCGCAACTACGCCGCGCATGCGCGCGAGATGGGCTTCGATCCCGACCGCGAGCCGCCGTTTTTCTTCTGCAAGCCGGCCGATGCCGTCATGCCGGTGGCCGAAGGCGAAACGCTGAACCTGCCCTATCCCACCGAAACCGCCAACTATCACTACGAGATCGAGCTGGTCGCCGCCATCGGCAAGTCCGGCGCGAACATCGCGGTGGAAGATGCACTCGGCCATGTGCATAGCTATGCCGTCGGCCTGGACATGACGCGCCGCGACCTGCAGATGAAGATGCGCGAAGCCGGCCGGCCATGGGAACTGGGCAAGGCCTTCGACGACAGCGCGCCGATAGGCCCGTTGTACCCGGTCGGCGCCAAGGGCCATTTCGACGACGCCGCCATCTGGCTGAAGGTGAACGGCCAGGACAAGCAGCGCAGCGATACGTCCAAGCTGATCTGGTCGGTGGCCGAAACCATCAGCTATCTGTCGCGCTACTTCCGCCTGGAGCCGGGCGATCTGATCTACACCGGCACGCCCGAAGGCGTGGGGCCGGTGGTCAAGGGCGACCTCATGGAAGGCGGGGTCGATGGACTGGGTACGCTGCGCGCGAAGGTGGTCTGAGCCATGAAAGATACCGATGTCATCATCGTGGGCGCCGGCGTCGGCGGCCTGGTACTGGCGCTGAGCCTGCATCAGGCCGGCATCGCCTGCCGCGTGTACGAAGCCGTTCCGGAGATCAAGCCGCTGGGCGTGGGCATCAACCTGCTGCCGCACGCCGCGCGCGAACTGGACGAACTGGGCATGCTGCCGGCGCTGGACAAGCTGGGCGTCCACACCAAGGAAGCCATCTTCTTCACCCGCCACGGGCAGTTCATCTACAGCGAACCCGCCGGCAAGGCGGCGGGCTATGCCTGGCCGCAATATTCCATCCACCGCGGCGATCTGCAGATGGCGCTGCTCGATGCCGTGCGCCAGCGCCTGGGCGACGACAGCGTGCGCGTGGATCATCGCGCCGTGCGCGTCGAACAGGACGATGACGGCGTCACGGTGCACATGACTGACGGCGCCGGCAAGCCCCTGCCATCCGTGCGTGGCGCCATCGTGGTCGGTTGCGACGGCATCCATTCGGCGCTGCGCAAGCAGCTGTATCCCAACGAAGGGGCGCCGCGCTATTCCGGCGTCAACATGTGGCGCGGCGTCACGCGCTGCAAGCCTTTCCTGAGCGGCGGCAGCATGGTGCGCGCGGGCTGGCTGTCGATCGGCAAGATGGTGATCTATCCCATCCGCGACAACGTCGACGCCGAAGGCAACCAGTTGGTGAACTGGGTCGCCGAAATCGAATCGCCCGAACCCGCCGTGCGCGACTGGACCCGCCAGGGCCGCCTGGAAGACTTCTTCCCGGCCTTCGCCGACTGGCATTTCGATTGGCTGGACGTGGCGGCGCTGATACAGAACGCGGATTCTGTGCTGGAGTATCCGATGGTCGACCAGGATCCGCTGCCCACGTGGACGCAGGGCCGCATGACCCTGCTGGGCGACGCCGCGCATCCCATGGTGCCGCGCGGCTCCAACGGCGCCGGCCAGGCCATCATCGACGCGCGTTTCCTGGCGGGCCAGTTGAAGAAGCAGGGCCTGACGCCGGCCGCGCTGCAGGAATACGACCGCGTGCGCGTGGCCGCCACCACCAAGGTGGTGCTGACCAATCGCAGCAATCCGCCGGACGCCATTCTGCGCGAAGCGTACGAACGCTCGCGTGACCAGCGTTTCGAGCGCATCGAGGACGTCATCAGCCACGACGAGCTGCAAGCCATATCGGACCGCTACAAGCAGGTGGCCGGCTACGACCCCGAAACGCTGAAGTCACGCCCCTCTTTCATCTGACCATCGCAGCATCCACCATCGGGCAGCGCCGAGACACCTGCCCGCAAGGAGAACAACATGCAGACCCTGTTTCGCGCCCTGGCCGCGCTGGCTCTTGCCCTGACGGCATCCGTCAGCCAGGCCGCCTGGCCGGAGCGCCCGATCACGCTGATCGTGCCTTTCACGCCGGCCACCGGCATCGACCTGGTGGCGCGCCAACTGGCCGCGACACTGCCCAAGACGCTGGGCCAATCCGTCATCGTGGAAAACCTGGCCGGCGCCAGCGGCAACATCGGCACGGAAAAGGTGGCGCGCGCCGCGCCCGACGGCTACACCTTCCTGGTGACGGTGAACACCTTCGTCATGAACCAGCCGCTGTACAAGGAGAAGCTGCACTATGACCCGGTGAAGGACTTCGCGCCGGTCAGCCTCACGTCCTGGGGCACGCTGCTGCTGGTGACCCACCCCTCCAACCCCGTCAACACGGTCCAGCAACTGGAGGACGCCGCGCGCAAGGAACCCGGCAAGCTGACCTACGGCACCCCTGGCGTGGGCACGCCGCATCACCTGGCCATGGCGCTGCTGCTGGACCAGACCAAGGCGCAGATGCTGCACGTACCGTACAAGGGCACGGCGGGCGCGGTGACCGACATGCTGGCCGGGCGCCTGGACTATATGTTCCTGCCCGTGCACGTGGCGCTGCCGCAGATCAAGGCCGGCAAGCTGAAGGCCATCGCCACCGGCAGCCCCAAGCGCATTCCGCAGCTGCCCGACGTGCCCACGCTGACGGAGTCCGGCCTGAAAGGCGCCGACGTCGACATGTGGTACGGCGTGCTGGCGCCCAAGGGAACGCCGGCCGCCATCGTCGACAGCCTGAACAAGCAGATCGCCGAAGCGCTGAAGGCGCCATCCACCGCCACCGCCTTTGAAGCGCAAGGCATGGTGCCAGCAACGTCCACGCCGACGGAATTCGGCGACCTGATCGCCAAGGACGCCAAGCGCTGGAGCGACATCGTGACCCGCGCCGGCATCAAGGCGGATTGAACCATGCAACTCTACAGCTTCTTCAACAGCTCCACGTCCTACCGCGTCCGCATCGTCCTGGCCCTGAAAGGGCTGGACCACGATTACCAGGGCATCAATATCCGCAAGCTGGAGCACCGCGCCACGGAATACATGGCGCGCAATCCTTCAGGCAGCGTGCCGATGCTGCGCGATGGCGATATGGAACTGGGCCAGTCCATGGCCATCATCGATTACCTGGATGCGACCTATCCGGAGCCGCGCCTGATTCCCCGCGACACCCTGCAGCGCGCGCGCGTGCTGGAGCTCAGCGGGGTCGTCGCCTGCGACATCCACCCGGTCAATAACCTGCGCATCCTGCGCTACCTGACCGAAGTGCTGGGCGTGACGGCCGAACAGAAGGATGCCTGGTACCGCCACTGGGTGCAGGATGGAATGCGGGCCGTGGAAGCGCTGCTGGAACGCCACGGCCACGGCCCCTATTGCTTCGGCGATGCACCCACGCTGGCGGACGTCTGCCTGGTGCCGCAGATCGCCAACGCGCAACGCATGGGCTGCGATATGTCGGCCTATCCGCGCGCCATGGCCGTCTACGCGCATTGCAACACGATAGCGGCCTTCCAGCGTGCCGCGCCTTCCGAGCAGCCGGACTACACGGCCTAGCGGATTCCGGAGAATCCGCCAGGCAATCAATTCGTGCTGGCGCCCGACACCTGCACGATCTCCTTGTACTTGTCCTTCTCGCTGCGCACGAAGCTGGCGAACTGCGCCGACGACATGGGCTTGATCTCCGAGCCCATGGTCAGCAGGCGCTGGCGCACGTCCGGCTGCATCAGCGCGGCGCTGTAGGCCTTGTTCAGCTTATCGACCACGGGTGCGGGCGTGCCGCCCGTCGTGAAGACGCCGAACCAGGTACCCAGGTCGAAATCCTTGACGCCGGATTGTTCGACGGTCGGCACGTCCGGCAACAGCGAGGAACGTTCCTTGGTGGTCACGGCCAGCGCCTTGACCTTGCCGTCCTTGATCAGGGGCGCCGAGGCGGCCAG
This genomic interval from Bordetella genomosp. 8 contains the following:
- the maiA gene encoding maleylacetoacetate isomerase is translated as MQLYSFFNSSTSYRVRIVLALKGLDHDYQGINIRKLEHRATEYMARNPSGSVPMLRDGDMELGQSMAIIDYLDATYPEPRLIPRDTLQRARVLELSGVVACDIHPVNNLRILRYLTEVLGVTAEQKDAWYRHWVQDGMRAVEALLERHGHGPYCFGDAPTLADVCLVPQIANAQRMGCDMSAYPRAMAVYAHCNTIAAFQRAAPSEQPDYTA
- a CDS encoding tripartite tricarboxylate transporter substrate binding protein; translation: MQTLFRALAALALALTASVSQAAWPERPITLIVPFTPATGIDLVARQLAATLPKTLGQSVIVENLAGASGNIGTEKVARAAPDGYTFLVTVNTFVMNQPLYKEKLHYDPVKDFAPVSLTSWGTLLLVTHPSNPVNTVQQLEDAARKEPGKLTYGTPGVGTPHHLAMALLLDQTKAQMLHVPYKGTAGAVTDMLAGRLDYMFLPVHVALPQIKAGKLKAIATGSPKRIPQLPDVPTLTESGLKGADVDMWYGVLAPKGTPAAIVDSLNKQIAEALKAPSTATAFEAQGMVPATSTPTEFGDLIAKDAKRWSDIVTRAGIKAD
- a CDS encoding flavin-dependent oxidoreductase, with product MKDTDVIIVGAGVGGLVLALSLHQAGIACRVYEAVPEIKPLGVGINLLPHAARELDELGMLPALDKLGVHTKEAIFFTRHGQFIYSEPAGKAAGYAWPQYSIHRGDLQMALLDAVRQRLGDDSVRVDHRAVRVEQDDDGVTVHMTDGAGKPLPSVRGAIVVGCDGIHSALRKQLYPNEGAPRYSGVNMWRGVTRCKPFLSGGSMVRAGWLSIGKMVIYPIRDNVDAEGNQLVNWVAEIESPEPAVRDWTRQGRLEDFFPAFADWHFDWLDVAALIQNADSVLEYPMVDQDPLPTWTQGRMTLLGDAAHPMVPRGSNGAGQAIIDARFLAGQLKKQGLTPAALQEYDRVRVAATTKVVLTNRSNPPDAILREAYERSRDQRFERIEDVISHDELQAISDRYKQVAGYDPETLKSRPSFI